A region of Colletotrichum higginsianum IMI 349063 chromosome 10, whole genome shotgun sequence DNA encodes the following proteins:
- a CDS encoding Sterol glucosyltransferase, protein MTSASKQLTRPWLTGDENGVFTEEDGRVQVDCNSKLARAFSVMYRMSKAEKGDNQPPRTPSPSPSSPPPPYDGLRGGPAQKDPTRLNVVIQVVGSRGDVQPFVALGAELKRRGHRVRLATHDVFDKFVRDAGLEHYGVGGDPAALMAYMVKNPGLIPSMKSLKAGEIRQKREMVEEMLDGFWDACTRPDAATGRPFVADAIIANPPSFAHVHYAQALGIPVHLMFTMPWTSTAAFPHPLANLQNVGGDHAVANYVSYGVVEHLTWQGLGDVINKWRGRLDLEPVAMFDGPMLAEALKIPFTYCWSPALVPKPRDWGTHIDVCGFFFRDAPTYSPPEDLARFLAAGPPPVYIGFGSIVLDDPQRVVKTILGAVDAAGVRAIISKGWSDLAGSGSDSVYWIGDCPHEWLFQHVAAVVHHGGAGTTACGLRNGKPTTIVPFFGDQPFWGDMVADAGAGPRPIPHKQLTPEKLTAAIQYCLSDRAVAAAQGIAARMRSEGGVQAAADSWWKQLPLTRMQCDLVPSQAAAWSYTKSKVPMKLSKAAAEVLLLHEAVQQKHLSMHESKPITMDVTRWDPITGGASAVLATATDMTGSITGMVTRPIEEYKDEKRRRTREELRIRRQLDGGGGGSGDGSPRDSVSSTGRADGGSDPSEKQKRPSMAGKVAGASAKSIGLVGPTAAKGMLVDFPLALTEGLRAVPKHLGTAVRDHGAVTDAKSGAVVAGKTFAWGFVDGLSDLVMEPVRGAGNGGGALGAFKGVGKGAASLVAKSGAGMFGLFAYPSAGIAKSLRSAVYSGTRKAIAKERHREGQWLVSGDDAAPALDLDAGEILAAFHRLRGSER, encoded by the exons ATGACATCAGCATCAAAGCAACTCACTCGGCCATGGCTGACTGGGGATGAAAACGGCGTGTTTACAGAGGAAGATGGCCGCGTCCAAGTCGACTGCAACTCCAAGCTGGCACGCGCCTTCAGCGTCATGTACCGCATGAGCAAGGCCGAAAAGGGGGACAACCAGCCGCCCAGAACACCGTCCCCTagcccctcgtcgccgccgccgccgtacgATGGACTCCGCGGAGGACCCGCGCAGAAGGACCCGACCCGGCTGAACGTCGTGATCCAGGTCGTCGGCAGCCGCGGGGACGTCCAGCCCTTCGTCGCGCTGGGCGCCGAGCTCAAACGACGCGGCCACCGCGTCCGGCTGGCGACCCACGACGTCTTTGACAAGTTCGTCCGGGACGCCGGCCTGGAGCACTACGGCGTCGGGGgcgacccggccgccctgATGGCGTACATGGTCAAGAACCCGGGCCTGATCCCCAGCATGAAGAGCCTGAAGGCGGGCGAGATCCGGCAGAAGCGCGAGATGGTCGAGGAGATGCTCGACGGGTTCTGGGACGCCTGCACCAGGCCGGACGCGGCGACGGGTCGGCCGTTCGTGGCggacgccatcatcgcgaACCCGCCCAGCTTCGCCCACGTCCACTACGCCCAGGCGCTCGGCATCCCGGTGCACCTGATGTTCACGATGCCGTGGACAagcacggcggcgttccCCCATCCGCTGGCGAACCTGCAGAATGTCGGAGGCGACCATGCCGTGGCCAACTACGTTTCCTACGGCGTTGTCGAGCACTTGACATGGCAGGG GCTGGGCGATGTGATCAACAAGTGGCGAGGCCGGCTCGACTTGGAGCCTGTAGCCATGTTCGACGGCCCCATGCTTGCGGAAGCGTTAAAGATCCCCTTTACCTACTGCTGGTCCCCGGCTCTCGTCCCTAAGCCGAGGGACTGGGGAACACACATAG ACGTTtgcggcttcttcttccgcgaCGCGCCAACATACTCCCCACCGGAAGACCTGGCCCGGTTCCTCGCCgcggggccgccgccggtgtaCATCGGGTTCGGAAGCATCGTGCTGGACGACCCGCAGCGCGTGGTCAAAACgatcctcggcgccgtggacGCCGCGGGGGTCCGGGCCATCATCTCCAAGGGCTGGTCGGACCTGGCCGGCTCCGGGAGCGATTCCGTCTACTGGATCGGCGACTGCCCGCACGAGTGGCTGTTTCAGCACGTCGCGGCCGTCGTGCACCACGGGGGCGCCGGTACGACGGCTTGCGGGCTGAGGAACGGCAAGCCGACCACCATCGTCCCCTTCTTCGGAGA CCAGCCGTTCTGGGGTGACATGGTGGCCGACGCGGGCGCCGGCCCAAGGCCCATCCCTCACAAGCAGCTGACTCCGGAAAAGCTCACGGCCGCCATTCAGTACTGCCTTTCAGACCGGGCCGTGGCCGCGGCACAGGGGATCGCCGCGCGGATGCGGTCCGAAGGGGGCGTCCAGGCCGCGGCGGACTCGTGGTGGAAACAGCTGCCCCTGACGCGCATGCAGTGCGACCTCGTCCCGAGTCAGGCGGCCGCGTGGTCCTACACCAAGTCCAAGGTGCCGATGAAGCTGTCAAAGGCGGCTGCCGAGGTCCTCCTGCTTCATGAGGCAGTGCAGCAGAAGCATCTCTCCAT GCACGAGAGCAAACCCATCACGATGGACGTCACCCGCTGGGACCCCATCACCGGAGGCGCGTCCGCCGTcctggccacggccacggaCATGACAGGGTCCATCACGGGCATGGTGACGAGGCCGATCGAGGAGTacaaggacgagaagcgTCGTCGGACGAGGGAGGAGCTCCGGATAAGACGtcagctcgacggcggcggcggcgggagcggTGACGGCAGTCCCCGGGATAGCGTCTCCTCGACCGGCCGAgcggacggcggcagcgaccCGAGCGAGAAGCAGAAAcggccgtcgatggcgggcAAGGTGGCTGGCGCGTCGGCCAAGAGCATCGGGCTCGTGGGGCCgaccgccgccaagggcatgctggtCGACTTCCCGCTCGCCCTCACCGAGGGCCTGAGGGCGGTGCCGAAGCACTTGGGcaccgccgtccgcgaccACGGCGCCGTCACGGACGCCAAGAgcggcgccgtcgtggcgGGCAAGACGTTCGCGTggggcttcgtcgacggcctcagCGACCTCGTCATGGAGCCGGTCCGGggcgccggcaacggcggggGCGCCCTCGGGGCCTTCAAGGGGGTCGGCAAGGGCGCCGCGAGCCTGGTGGCCAagagcggcgccggcatgtTCGGCCTGTTCGCCTACCCgagcgccggcatcgccaagAGCCTGAGGTCGGCCGTCTACAGCGGGACGAGGAAGGCCATAGCCAAGGAGAGACACCGTGAGGGACAGTGGCTTGTCAGCGGTGATGATGCGGCGCCGGCTTTGGACTTGGACGCCGGGGAGATACTCGCCGCGTTCCACAGGCTCCGTGGCTCGGAAAGATGA